The Camelina sativa cultivar DH55 chromosome 14, Cs, whole genome shotgun sequence genome includes a window with the following:
- the LOC104741090 gene encoding uncharacterized protein At1g24000-like, whose amino-acid sequence MALHGTWYGELDIKSQAARFFKSFTDDIISPTDRIAEEEFESIDSEKRTVTIKMSGCLISEKYKSVKATITVTPKEDGDGSQVGGPSNARRLALTSTIHNSSSTLLLIS is encoded by the exons ATGGCACTACATGGAACTTGGTATGGGGAGCTTGACATTAAGTCTCAGGCAGCCAGATTCTTTAAATCTTTCACCGACGACATCATCTCCCCTACTGACAGAATAG CCGAGGAGGAGTTTGAGTCGATAGATTCGGAGAAGAGAACAGTGACGATCAAAATGAGCGGCTGTCTGATCTCAGAAAAATACAAGTCGGTCAAAGCAACAATCACCGTTACGCCTAAAGAAGACGGAGACGGTAGCCAGGTGGGTGGACCATCGAATGCAAGAAGATTAGCCTTGACATCGACGATCCACAATTCATCATCGACACTCTTGTTAATATCTTAA